AGTAGATCAGAACAAGATTATTATTAAAGGTATAGATAAAGAAAAGGTTGGCCAATACGCCGCTGAAATCAGAGCTAAGAGACCACCCGAACCATATAAGGGCAAGGGAATTAAGTATGCTGATGAAGTAATCAGACGCAAAGTTGGTAAGGCCGGTAAGAAGTAAAGGAGGAGTGAAATAAGATGGTTAAAAAAGAATCAAGAACTGATATAAGAAGAAAAAAGCATAGAAAAATCCGTAACCGTTTCACGGGTACTCCTGAGAGACCGCGCTTGGCAGTGTTTAGAAGCAATAATCACATGTATGCACAGATTATTGATGATACGGCCGGACATACTTTAGTTGCAGCTTCTACCCTAGAAAAAGATGTTAAGGCGGAACTTGAAAAAACCAACGATGTGGCAGCCGCAGCATATTTAGGAAATGTTATTGCTAAAAGAGCAGTTGAAAAAGGTATTAAGGCTGTTGTCTTTGATAGAGGCGGTTTTATATATCAAGGAAAGATCAAAGCGTTGGCAGATGCGGCCCGTGAAGCCGGTCTTGAATTCTAGGTAAGGAGGAAAACACATGAAACGTTTAACTGTTGATACAAGTCAACTTGAAGATAAAGTAGTATCAATCAAGCGTGTAACTAAGGTTGTTAAAGGCGGACGTAATATGCGTTTTACAGCATTAGTTGTTGTCGGTGATAAAAACGGACTCGTAGGCGCAGGACTTGGTAAAGCGGCAGAAATTCCCGAAGCAATCCGCAAGGGTAAAGAAGCTGCAACAAAGAACTTAATCCGTGTACCTATTGATGAAAACGGAAGCATACCCCATGACTATATGGGTAAATTCGGTGGTGCTTCGGTACTCTTGAAGCGTTCTCCCGAGGGTACAGGTGTTATTGCCGGCGGACCGGTACGTAACGTACTAGAGCTTGCAGGATACAAGAACATCCGTACCAAGTCTTTAGGTTCTAACAATAAGCATAATGTAGTTTTGGCTACGATTGATGGACTAAGCCGCTTAAAGACCCCTGAGGAAGTAGCAAAGCTTCGTGGTGTTCCGGTAGAACAGCTTATTAATTAAAGCACTACCTAAGTAATTTAATATGGAGGTGTCAAAATGGCAGACAAATTAAAAATAACATTAGTGAAGTCTACAATCGGTGCCATTCCTAAGCACAGGGCAACCATTAAGGCTCTCGGTTTAAGAAAACTTAACAAAACCGTAGAAATGCCGGATAATCCTGCAGTTAGGGGAATGATAAATCAAGTAAAACACCTGGTAAAGGTTGAAGAAATATAATTTTGCCAAAGAAGGAGGTGCACGTAGATGAATCTATCAGAATTAAAGCCTGCATATGGTTCTAAAGAGAATCGCTTTAGAAAAGGTCGTGGACATGGTTCAGGCAATGGTAAGACAGCAGGCAAGGGTCACAAAGGACAAAAAGCACGTTCCGGAGCTCCAAGGATAGGGTTTGAAGGTGGACAGATGCCACTTTACAGAAGAATACCCAAACGTGGTTTTACTAACAGAAATACAAAAGAGATAGTTGCAATTAACGTAGATGTATTAAATAAATTTGATGATGGTGCTACAGTAACAGTTGATTCATTAATTGAAGCCGGAATCATTAAAAATCCTAAGGATGGAGTTAAGATTCTTGGCAATGGAGAACTTACTAAGAAGCTGGATGTCAAGGTTAATGCATACAGTGCGAGTGCAGCAGAAAAAATTCAGGCTCTTGGTGGAAATGCTGAGGTGATTTAGTATGTTTAAAACATTCCGAAACGCGTTAAAAGTTAAAGACATCAGGGCGAAGCTATTTTATACATTTCTTGCATTAATAATAGTAAGGCTAGGAACTCTGCTTCCTGCCCCTGCTATCAGCAGGGAAGCAGTGGAAGAAGTGTTTTCCAGTATTAATCTTGGTTTCTTTAACAACCTAACCGGCGGTTCTTTTACCAAGATGTCAATATTTGCATTAAGCATTTCTCCATATATTTCTGCCTCCATTATAGTACAGCTATTAACTATAGCTATACCTAAACTTGAGGAGCTGCAGAAAGAGGGAGAAGACGGAAGGAAAAAGATTGAGGAATTAACCCGTTACATGGCCGTAGGTCTTGCGGTTCTAGAATCTTTAGCAATGGCAATCGGCTTTGGGGGCAGTTCAGGTGTATTGGAAAATGGATTAACCTTCACTAACGTGGTGCTTGTAGTAGCATCCTTTACGGCAGGTTCAACTTTCCTAATGTGGCTTGGAGAACGAATCACACAAAACGGTATCGGTAACGGTATTTCTATTATTCTTTTGATTAATATTGTATCAACGATGCCTGCAGATTTTATAAGATTGTTTTTCCAGTTTGTATATCAAAAACCCATTGGTAATGCAATTTTAGCTGTAGTAATTACCTTATTAGTAATTTTATTTACTATCGTATTTGTATTGATAATTCAGAACGGTGAAAGAAAGATTCCCGTTCAGTATGCGAAAAAAGTACAGGGAAGGAAAATGGTGGGTGGACAAACATCTCATATTCCTTTAAAGGTAAATACAGCAGGAGTTATACCGGTTATATTTGCCGGATCTTTAATGTCATTCCCCGGAGTTATTGCTTCATTCTTTGGAGTATATCCAGCAAGGGCCTATTTTTGGCCCAAGGTACTTAAAGTATTAGATCAAGGTAGCTGGTTAAATATTAACTTTAAAAACTTTGATTTCGGTGAGTTTAAATACTCAATTGGCCTGCTGATTTATATAGGATTAATCATTTTCTTTGCTTATTTCTATACATCAATTACATTTAATCCGATTGAGATAGCTAATAATATGAAGAAGCAAGGTGGTTTTATACCTGGAATTCGTCCCGGTAAACCAACTTCAGATCATTTAAACAAAGTACTTAATCATATTATCTTTATCGGTGCAATTGGACTAATAATCGTGTCAATTATACCTATATTCTTTTCGGGAGTTTTTGGTGCCAGTGTAAGCTTTGGCGGTACATCAATTATCATTATAGTTGGTGTTATCATTGAGACAATCAAAGAGGTTGAATCACAGATGCTTGTACGTCACTATAAAGGCTTCTTGAATGATTAATTAAATTATAATTTGCAAAAGATAGAATCCGTGGTGGGACAATCATATAGGGCTAAATTTGGGCAGCCCGATTGTCTCATTACGGTAAATAAAAAATCACCAACAAAAGATAGAGAAACTGAATGCTAAGTAAAATCGGGGGGAACAAGTGTGAAGATAATAATGTTAGGAGCGCCCGGGGCCGGTAAAGGCACACAAGCTAAAAAGATAGCCCAAGAATTTGGCATACCCCATATATCTACCGGTGATATATTTCGTGAGAATATAAAAAACAATACGCAACTTGGCATAAAAGCCAAGGAATATATAGATCAAGGACTTTTG
This genomic interval from Herbinix luporum contains the following:
- the rplR gene encoding 50S ribosomal protein L18, which gives rise to MVKKESRTDIRRKKHRKIRNRFTGTPERPRLAVFRSNNHMYAQIIDDTAGHTLVAASTLEKDVKAELEKTNDVAAAAYLGNVIAKRAVEKGIKAVVFDRGGFIYQGKIKALADAAREAGLEF
- the rpsE gene encoding 30S ribosomal protein S5 codes for the protein MKRLTVDTSQLEDKVVSIKRVTKVVKGGRNMRFTALVVVGDKNGLVGAGLGKAAEIPEAIRKGKEAATKNLIRVPIDENGSIPHDYMGKFGGASVLLKRSPEGTGVIAGGPVRNVLELAGYKNIRTKSLGSNNKHNVVLATIDGLSRLKTPEEVAKLRGVPVEQLIN
- the rpmD gene encoding 50S ribosomal protein L30, with the protein product MADKLKITLVKSTIGAIPKHRATIKALGLRKLNKTVEMPDNPAVRGMINQVKHLVKVEEI
- the rplO gene encoding 50S ribosomal protein L15, which translates into the protein MNLSELKPAYGSKENRFRKGRGHGSGNGKTAGKGHKGQKARSGAPRIGFEGGQMPLYRRIPKRGFTNRNTKEIVAINVDVLNKFDDGATVTVDSLIEAGIIKNPKDGVKILGNGELTKKLDVKVNAYSASAAEKIQALGGNAEVI
- the secY gene encoding preprotein translocase subunit SecY; this encodes MFKTFRNALKVKDIRAKLFYTFLALIIVRLGTLLPAPAISREAVEEVFSSINLGFFNNLTGGSFTKMSIFALSISPYISASIIVQLLTIAIPKLEELQKEGEDGRKKIEELTRYMAVGLAVLESLAMAIGFGGSSGVLENGLTFTNVVLVVASFTAGSTFLMWLGERITQNGIGNGISIILLINIVSTMPADFIRLFFQFVYQKPIGNAILAVVITLLVILFTIVFVLIIQNGERKIPVQYAKKVQGRKMVGGQTSHIPLKVNTAGVIPVIFAGSLMSFPGVIASFFGVYPARAYFWPKVLKVLDQGSWLNINFKNFDFGEFKYSIGLLIYIGLIIFFAYFYTSITFNPIEIANNMKKQGGFIPGIRPGKPTSDHLNKVLNHIIFIGAIGLIIVSIIPIFFSGVFGASVSFGGTSIIIIVGVIIETIKEVESQMLVRHYKGFLND